A genomic stretch from Astatotilapia calliptera chromosome 4, fAstCal1.2, whole genome shotgun sequence includes:
- the nme4 gene encoding nucleoside diphosphate kinase, mitochondrial — translation MLQLRVFNRLLQHFYWRTQESTKGLLPGFPSQLWGGYRSTGRRNKSSLPDVRERTLIAVKPDGVQRRLVGQIIHRFEQRGFKLVGLKMVQVSEDLLSQHYRELRAKPFYPSLQHYMTSGPVVVMVWEGPNVVQTSRKMVGHTNPTEAQAGTVRGDFSVHVSRNVVHASDSLEGARREIQLWFQGKDLLNWECCNQGNMMED, via the exons ATGCTGCAGCTGCGCGTTTTTAACAGACTTCTCCAACACTTTTATTGGAGGACTCAAGAATCCACAAAAGGTCTGTTACCTGGTTTTCCTTCTCAGCTGTGGGGTGGATACAGATCTACCGGGCGAAGAAACAAATCAA GTCTTCCAGATGTGAGGGAGAGGACTCTCATAGCCGTGAAACCAGATGGAGTTCAACGCCGTCTTGTCGGGCAAATAATTCACCGGTTTGAGCAGCGGGGATTCAAGCTGGTTGGCCTGAAGATGGTGCAG GTGTCTGAGGATCTCCTGTCTCAGCACTACCGTGAGCTGAGAGCTAAGCCCTTCTATCCTAGTCTGCAGCATTACATGACCTCAGGGCCTGTGGTGGTCATG GTATGGGAGGGGCCCAATGTAGTCCAGACATCACGTAAAATGGTAGGACACACTAACCCAACTGAAGCCCAGGCGGGCACAGTCAGAGGAGATTTCAGCGTCCATGTCAGCAG GAACGTTGTCCATGCCAGTGATTCACTGGAGGGTGCTCGACGGGAGATCCAGCTGTGGTTTCAGGGAAAGGATCTCCTGAACTGGGAATGCTGCAACCAGGGCAACATGATGGAGGACTGA